DNA sequence from the Anabaena sphaerica FACHB-251 genome:
GGGTAATTGGTAATTAATTATTTACTGTCACCTGTCACCTGTCACCTGTCACCTGTCACCTATTCCCTGTATTTACCAATTTCGCCAACCTCCCTTGGGTGCAGTTTCACTCTTGTCCTTAAAACCGTGATTTTGCAGTAATTTCTGGTAGTCTAAACTACTACTCCAACGGTCAATTTCTCTCGCTCTTAATACTGGTACAGGGTGACTTAATTGGGCGGTGCGGGCTTCTTTCACCATGACACCCAGTTCGGTTTTGCTGATATCATCATAAGCACGAGCTTGGGCAACAAAGGCATCGAGATTTAGCTTGGGTGCTAAGGTAGGAGAACCGCCGGCTAACTTCATTAACACTGACATCACAACTTTGGGGTTTTGGGTAGCTAACAAAGCGGCGCGATCGCAAGTAAACTCAGCACAACGCACCCATTCTAATAATTGTGCCTGTAATGCTTGAGCTAAAACAGCACCAACATTAGGTAAAATTCCTGCTGCTAAAACTAATAAATTCACAGGTGTTAAATAAACACTGTGGTCACATTTAAGATGTCCCAACTCGTGGGCAATAACTGCTTGTATTTCTTCTGGTGTGAGAATATCAATCAAAGAAGTGTGCAGCACTACAAACGGCTGCTTACCCCTCATCGCAAAAGTATAAGCATTAGGCGCAGGATGTTGACGGACATACAACTGGGGTGGCTCAATATCTAAAATATTGCAAGCATCTAACAATAACTTGTGTAAATCTGGTAGTTGTTTTTCACCAACCAAAATACTAGACGCAATATTTTCTACATAAAAAACCTGTTCAGCCATTGGCCCAAGCCAATTTCGCACCATCATATCTATCCCAGGAATTTGCTTGAGAGTTTTCGTTGCTTCCAGGTCTAGAGGATGGCGGAATGAGTCAGCTTTTAAACCAATTAGAGAAGTTTTAACTAAAGACATAATGATGGCAATGAATAAAAAATATAATTCCCATAGATAGTATAGCGATAAGCAAAAGATAAGTAGGGCTTGCTGAAAAACGGAATCCCCAGATCCCCGACTTCTTCAAGAAGTCGGGGATATATCCACTTTGTTTCATAATCTTTAAGTGTAAATGCTTCGCCTCTACCATTATTTCACAATTGGATTACCTTTAAAACTCACATCTTTTAAATTACTGAGTTTTGATATGGGAGTGACATCTGTGATTTTGTTATGATCGAGATTGAGAAGCGTTAAGCTAGTAAGTTGTGATAAAGCACTAATATCTGTGATTTCATTATCTTCTAAAACAAGTTCCTTTAAGTTAGTCATTTTTCCTAAAGAACTGACATCTTTAATTTTATTCAAACGCAATACCAACATCTGCAAATTATTCAGATTTGCTAAAGGACTAACATCTGTAATTTGATTGTAAGTCAAAATCAACCGATTTAAACTTTTCAGGTTTCCCAAAGGACTCACATCTTTAATTTTATTATCTCCTAAAAATAGCATATTTAAGTTAGTGAGATTTTTTAACGGACTAACATTGACCATTTGATTACCTTCTAAACCCAGCCTTTTTAATTTTTGCAAATTTGCTAAAGGAGTAAGATCCTGAATTTGATTATACGTCAATTCCAGTTGAGTTAAATTAGTCAACTTAGCTAAAGCAGAAATATCTTTAACTTGGTTATCTTCTAAAGAAATACCCGTTAATTTCACCAAATCCCTGAGAGAACTAATCTCAGTAATATAATTTTTATCGAGAATTAGCGAAGTTAAATTTCTCAATGTAGATAAAGCACTAATATCAACAACTTCATTATTAAACAGTAACAAAGACTCTAAATTTGTCAATCCTTTAATGACACTGATATCCTTGATGCGATTTCTTGCCAGATACAGATCATTAAGATTTTTTAATGTTGCCAAAGGACGAATATCAGTAATTTGATTATTGCTAATATCCAATTTTTTGAGATTTTTTAACCCTGCCAAGGGACTAATATCAACAATTTCATTACCGGAAAGATTTAATGATTCTAAATTTGTGAAACCTGACAAGGGACTTAAATCAACAAGTTGCTGATTTATCAAATCAAGTTGTGTGACATTTAACAAATTTTTGGCAGCTAAATCACAATCATTTGTTTTGGCTTTCGCTAATAATAATTCTACCGTAATTCTCGCATCTGCCGATAAATCAGCCTGTTCTTTACACAACCTTATAAAATCACTTTCCCTGGGAGGTTGAGCAGCTTTAACAACTCCCCATCCACCACCTACCCACATACTCATTACGAGAACTAACACCCTAGTTAATTTCATAATTGATATACCCATTTTCCTGAAATATTGATCTTGCCGTATTCTAAATCACCTGCTA
Encoded proteins:
- a CDS encoding leucine-rich repeat domain-containing protein produces the protein MKLTRVLVLVMSMWVGGGWGVVKAAQPPRESDFIRLCKEQADLSADARITVELLLAKAKTNDCDLAAKNLLNVTQLDLINQQLVDLSPLSGFTNLESLNLSGNEIVDISPLAGLKNLKKLDISNNQITDIRPLATLKNLNDLYLARNRIKDISVIKGLTNLESLLLFNNEVVDISALSTLRNLTSLILDKNYITEISSLRDLVKLTGISLEDNQVKDISALAKLTNLTQLELTYNQIQDLTPLANLQKLKRLGLEGNQMVNVSPLKNLTNLNMLFLGDNKIKDVSPLGNLKSLNRLILTYNQITDVSPLANLNNLQMLVLRLNKIKDVSSLGKMTNLKELVLEDNEITDISALSQLTSLTLLNLDHNKITDVTPISKLSNLKDVSFKGNPIVK
- a CDS encoding M48 family metallopeptidase, whose protein sequence is MSLVKTSLIGLKADSFRHPLDLEATKTLKQIPGIDMMVRNWLGPMAEQVFYVENIASSILVGEKQLPDLHKLLLDACNILDIEPPQLYVRQHPAPNAYTFAMRGKQPFVVLHTSLIDILTPEEIQAVIAHELGHLKCDHSVYLTPVNLLVLAAGILPNVGAVLAQALQAQLLEWVRCAEFTCDRAALLATQNPKVVMSVLMKLAGGSPTLAPKLNLDAFVAQARAYDDISKTELGVMVKEARTAQLSHPVPVLRAREIDRWSSSLDYQKLLQNHGFKDKSETAPKGGWRNW